One part of the Pristis pectinata isolate sPriPec2 chromosome 15, sPriPec2.1.pri, whole genome shotgun sequence genome encodes these proteins:
- the LOC127578463 gene encoding transmembrane protein 213-like, translating into MDLSSLSCCFTTPAHLVLLWASAAIEQGAASPDSNFSLNKSMRYNLDPCEQYFQDGQDLCATTRACCQTGMDEYGWIAAAVGWSLWFLTLILVCVNKVAKLRPDEPQKYTSA; encoded by the exons ATGGATCTCAGTTCATTGAGCTGTTGCTTTACAACCCCTGCTCACTTGGTCCTGCTCTGGGCATCTGCTGCAATTG AACAAGGAGCTGCCTCACCTGACAGCAACTTCAGTTTAAACAAGTCAATGAGATATAATCTGGATCCATGTGAACAAT ATTTTCAGGATGGCCAGGACCTTTGTGCGACAACAAGAGCGTGCTGTCAGACTGGAATGGATGAATACGGTTGGATTGCTGCGGCTGTGGGTTGGAGTCTCTGGTTCCTGACCCTCATCCTTGTCTGTGTGAATAAAGTAGCAAAGCTGAGGCCTGATGAGCCGCAGAAGTACACTTCAGCATGA